The Halodesulfovibrio sp. genome includes a window with the following:
- a CDS encoding chemotaxis protein CheW: MLTQTSPQAFKKIFTFSAGSETFGLPLHLLQEVIYPEHITRVPKAPAFMAGILNYGSETVSVLDISKKLCLAAPSIRVHHPAVIINTSIEGETMQLALLVERFGKIVQFKDSEVIKRKNIPFSTGNTKSNKPGLNSASYIQSREAIRKFVSEELYRAGVKIRLLNESILFSLEELR; this comes from the coding sequence ATGCTTACTCAGACAAGTCCACAGGCGTTTAAAAAAATATTCACATTCTCCGCCGGTTCCGAAACCTTCGGGCTGCCGCTGCATCTGTTGCAGGAGGTAATTTACCCCGAGCATATTACCAGAGTTCCTAAAGCTCCTGCCTTCATGGCAGGGATTTTAAACTATGGCTCGGAGACTGTTTCCGTGCTGGACATAAGCAAAAAACTTTGCCTTGCAGCGCCATCCATCCGCGTTCATCATCCGGCAGTAATCATCAATACTAGTATTGAAGGCGAAACAATGCAACTAGCTTTACTTGTTGAGAGATTTGGCAAGATAGTTCAGTTCAAAGATTCTGAAGTAATCAAAAGAAAAAACATCCCCTTCAGTACCGGCAATACAAAAAGTAATAAACCGGGACTAAACTCAGCGTCGTATATTCAGTCCCGCGAGGCTATACGCAAGTTTGTAAGTGAAGAATTGTATCGGGCAGGGGTGAAAATCCGTCTTCTTAACGAATCAATATTATTCTCGCTTGAAGAGCTGAGATAA
- a CDS encoding cobyrinate a,c-diamide synthase, translated as MAKTIVIGGTQSGSGKTLVSLALMAAFTRRGLTVQPFKCGPDFIDPGLHKAVTGNASINLDGWMLSKSICIDSYQKTVAERKPDIAIVEGVMGLFDGASGSSDAGSTAEIAKWLNAPVLLVIDGRSMARSFAAVAHGFTTLDSELNFAGCIANRVGSDNHKSLVREAMQTYCPSVPLIGCMPRNDDITLPSRHLGLITAEEGFLNADLIGKLADWAEQNIDLDQLLFSLPEPVASTTVANPSVKTEHIVRIAVARDAAFCFCYSDNLRLLQENGAEIVPFSPLEDKKLPQDIDGIYLPGGYPELYAERLSLNASMRSAIQAYSHSGKPVYAECGGFMYLTQSITAEEAAYPMCGVFNLHCTMGKKRSALGYREITTTADSILGSQGTVARGHEFHYSFAEEEKAYTSLYAVTDRKGTSTSTSGYTTANTVGSYVHLHFASQPSVAKAFVDACLQTRILHD; from the coding sequence ATGGCAAAAACAATTGTAATTGGGGGGACACAAAGCGGGAGTGGCAAGACGCTCGTCAGTCTTGCTTTAATGGCTGCTTTTACCCGTCGAGGCTTAACGGTGCAGCCGTTCAAATGTGGACCGGACTTTATTGACCCCGGACTGCATAAAGCCGTTACGGGGAATGCCAGTATTAATCTCGATGGATGGATGCTTTCAAAAAGTATATGTATCGACTCCTACCAAAAAACAGTGGCAGAGAGAAAACCGGACATCGCTATTGTTGAAGGGGTAATGGGACTTTTTGATGGAGCAAGCGGCAGCAGTGACGCAGGCTCTACTGCTGAAATAGCAAAATGGTTGAACGCACCGGTACTACTGGTTATTGACGGACGATCAATGGCACGATCATTTGCTGCTGTTGCGCACGGCTTTACAACGCTGGATTCTGAACTCAACTTTGCAGGGTGCATTGCAAATAGGGTTGGAAGCGACAATCACAAGTCGCTTGTTCGTGAAGCAATGCAAACATATTGCCCTTCTGTACCATTAATTGGTTGCATGCCGCGTAATGATGACATTACGCTCCCATCCCGCCACTTAGGCTTGATAACAGCAGAAGAAGGTTTTTTGAACGCCGATCTGATCGGTAAACTTGCAGATTGGGCAGAACAGAATATCGATTTAGATCAACTGCTTTTCAGTTTGCCAGAGCCTGTCGCCTCAACTACCGTTGCCAATCCCTCTGTAAAGACAGAACATATAGTTCGCATAGCCGTTGCCCGTGATGCTGCATTTTGCTTTTGCTATTCTGACAACCTGCGTTTGTTACAAGAAAACGGAGCAGAGATAGTGCCGTTTTCTCCGCTTGAAGACAAAAAACTTCCTCAAGATATAGATGGAATATATTTGCCCGGGGGATATCCTGAGCTATATGCAGAACGGCTCAGCCTTAATGCGTCTATGCGTTCAGCTATCCAAGCATATTCACACTCCGGTAAACCGGTTTATGCAGAGTGTGGTGGGTTTATGTACCTCACACAATCAATCACAGCTGAAGAGGCAGCCTACCCTATGTGTGGTGTTTTCAATCTGCATTGCACCATGGGCAAAAAACGTAGCGCACTCGGATATCGGGAAATAACAACCACTGCTGACTCAATTTTGGGATCACAAGGTACTGTCGCACGCGGACACGAATTTCATTATTCATTTGCAGAAGAAGAAAAAGCGTATACATCCCTGTATGCTGTAACTGACAGAAAAGGCACATCAACCTCAACATCCGGCTATACAACGGCAAACACAGTCGGTTCATATGTGCATCTGCATTTTGCATCGCAACCTTCTGTTGCGAAAGCTTTTGTTGATGCCTGCTTACAAACAAGGATTCTTCATGACTAA
- a CDS encoding precorrin-8X methylmutase, with amino-acid sequence MTKTSLQPFFSPDNIEQRSFEIIDSEVPEPRPFAGDEWTIARRLIHTTADFDLLNHIIIHPDAISAGVNAIQQGCTILTDTEMARSGIPVRRTSPFGCSTQCLLNRPDVVQKAQETGSTRAQAAMDAAAPEIGGSIMAIGNAPTALIRLMQHLENGGTPPALIVGMPVGFVNAAESKEILLAQSTVPYITIRGRKGGSPLAAATVNALAILAAKA; translated from the coding sequence ATGACTAAGACATCACTGCAACCATTTTTTTCTCCAGATAATATCGAGCAGCGTTCTTTTGAAATTATCGACAGTGAAGTTCCAGAGCCGCGTCCTTTTGCCGGTGATGAATGGACGATTGCACGCCGCCTGATTCATACAACTGCGGATTTTGATTTACTCAACCATATTATCATCCATCCCGATGCAATTTCCGCAGGTGTGAATGCCATCCAGCAGGGCTGCACAATTTTAACCGATACAGAAATGGCGCGCTCCGGCATTCCTGTCCGCAGAACCTCACCTTTCGGATGTTCTACCCAGTGCCTGCTTAATCGTCCCGATGTAGTACAAAAAGCACAAGAAACAGGTTCCACACGGGCACAGGCAGCCATGGATGCGGCAGCACCGGAAATCGGTGGTTCCATTATGGCAATAGGCAATGCCCCAACCGCTCTCATCCGCCTTATGCAGCATCTGGAAAATGGCGGGACACCTCCTGCTCTCATTGTCGGAATGCCTGTTGGATTCGTTAATGCCGCTGAATCCAAAGAAATACTTCTTGCACAATCTACTGTTCCTTATATAACCATTCGCGGACGAAAGGGTGGATCTCCTCTTGCCGCCGCCACAGTAAATGCTTTGGCTATTCTTGCTGCCAAGGCATAA
- a CDS encoding MucR family transcriptional regulator, producing MESYLKEALEIVKAQASVRTMTEEEITTMVRKLAGGIKEISASCAVDDDPARKMIEPKKAIKEKSITCVECGKSFKILTKKHLATHGLTPEEYRARCGYKKNTPLVCKSLQRERRKKMKDMRLWERRA from the coding sequence ATGGAAAGTTATTTGAAGGAAGCTCTGGAAATTGTCAAAGCACAAGCAAGTGTGCGGACAATGACAGAAGAAGAAATCACAACAATGGTTCGTAAGCTTGCCGGGGGTATTAAGGAAATAAGTGCAAGCTGTGCTGTTGATGATGATCCTGCACGCAAAATGATTGAGCCTAAAAAGGCTATTAAAGAAAAATCAATTACGTGCGTAGAGTGTGGAAAATCTTTCAAAATATTAACTAAAAAGCATCTTGCAACACATGGACTTACACCAGAAGAGTACCGTGCGCGTTGTGGATATAAGAAAAATACTCCGCTGGTATGTAAATCTCTCCAGCGAGAGCGCCGCAAGAAGATGAAAGATATGCGACTGTGGGAACGCAGAGCATAA
- a CDS encoding DEAD/DEAH box helicase gives MTDETRNSVSDDAPKKQKKFVDPADRIAAEITGITEPEDALPPITLEDLPETIREACTRAGWNKLMPVQAHAIPYELARRDIMVQSRTGSGKTGTYLLPALERVDISKNFTQMLVLVPTRELALQVEYEATTLFKDTGITSCAVYGGVGYGKQVDKLSKGAHVVIGTPGRVLDHLIRHTLNLSKTRILVFDEADRMLSIGFYPDMVEIKGHLPRNRSTFLLSATYPPRVIQLAGEFMHKPSMLSLSHQQVHVVDTPHVFYNAKPMDKDRVLVRVLEVENPSSAIIFCNTKANVHYVTAVLKGFGYDADELSADLSQSKREKVLTKLREGRVRFLVATDVAARGIDIPELSHVILYEPPEDRESYIHRAGRTGRAGASGEVISLVDIMQKLELERIGNYYKISLQERETPTDEDVAKVAGLRLTAMLEGKLRGKTNLEKERMKRFVPLLKELSQDDEQLLLAAQLLDELYQQTLHTPPPAPEAAKGRNQGSSQRGKRKPQGQQQQRRRTRPSRKKPTQGRAEKS, from the coding sequence ATGACAGACGAAACTCGCAACAGCGTTTCAGATGATGCACCGAAAAAACAAAAGAAATTTGTAGACCCTGCTGACAGAATTGCCGCAGAGATTACAGGTATCACTGAACCAGAAGATGCGCTGCCACCAATTACGCTTGAAGACCTTCCTGAAACAATCCGTGAAGCCTGTACCCGTGCAGGGTGGAATAAGCTTATGCCTGTGCAGGCACATGCAATTCCGTACGAATTGGCTCGTAGAGACATCATGGTGCAGTCCCGCACCGGTAGCGGTAAAACAGGCACCTATCTTCTTCCTGCGCTGGAGCGAGTAGATATTTCCAAAAACTTTACGCAGATGCTGGTTCTCGTGCCGACACGGGAATTGGCTCTGCAAGTTGAATACGAAGCCACTACGCTGTTTAAAGACACCGGAATCACCTCCTGCGCTGTCTACGGGGGTGTTGGCTACGGCAAACAGGTAGATAAGCTAAGCAAGGGTGCTCATGTTGTTATCGGCACTCCCGGTCGCGTACTCGACCACCTTATCCGTCACACTTTGAACCTTTCTAAAACCAGAATTCTCGTATTTGATGAAGCGGACAGAATGCTTTCCATCGGTTTTTATCCCGACATGGTGGAAATCAAAGGTCACCTGCCGCGCAACCGTTCCACATTTTTGCTTTCTGCAACCTACCCTCCGCGAGTTATTCAGCTTGCCGGAGAATTTATGCACAAGCCATCCATGCTGAGCCTTTCGCATCAACAGGTACATGTCGTAGACACACCGCATGTATTCTATAATGCGAAGCCTATGGACAAAGATCGTGTACTGGTGCGTGTGCTTGAGGTGGAAAACCCGTCATCAGCCATTATCTTCTGTAACACCAAAGCTAACGTGCACTATGTAACCGCAGTGCTCAAAGGCTTCGGGTATGATGCAGACGAACTTTCCGCTGACTTGTCCCAGTCAAAACGAGAAAAAGTACTCACAAAACTGCGCGAGGGGCGTGTACGCTTCCTTGTAGCAACAGATGTTGCAGCGCGCGGTATTGATATTCCGGAACTTTCACACGTGATTCTGTATGAACCGCCAGAAGATCGTGAATCCTACATCCACCGTGCAGGCCGTACTGGACGTGCGGGTGCCAGCGGCGAAGTAATTTCTCTTGTAGATATTATGCAGAAGCTGGAATTGGAACGCATTGGCAACTATTACAAAATTTCTCTTCAGGAGCGTGAGACTCCAACAGACGAGGACGTTGCCAAGGTAGCCGGATTGCGCCTGACAGCAATGCTGGAAGGTAAATTACGCGGTAAAACCAACCTTGAGAAAGAACGTATGAAGCGATTTGTTCCACTTCTTAAAGAACTTTCTCAAGATGACGAACAGCTTCTTTTAGCTGCGCAACTCCTTGATGAGTTGTACCAGCAGACCCTGCATACGCCACCGCCTGCACCTGAAGCAGCAAAAGGTCGGAATCAGGGCAGCAGCCAAAGGGGGAAGCGCAAACCTCAAGGACAACAACAGCAACGACGCCGTACTCGTCCGAGCCGTAAAAAACCTACACAGGGGCGTGCTGAAAAGTCATAG